One genomic segment of Linepithema humile isolate Giens D197 chromosome 5, Lhum_UNIL_v1.0, whole genome shotgun sequence includes these proteins:
- the LOC105673107 gene encoding uncharacterized protein isoform X2 has protein sequence MDVRMQEPAFPRRKGILAPVSVLVLLILPLVDLPSANGACEFPSSWTGDWYQHGYGKQNDVFNINTTLFGDKACVDRMDDKYVVYDGNCYFCMIINRRHENVIQYREGLCNPERLNLDGICGLINSDEMLYSVFRVNSTSIPCPFNGASFTFTYNRGSGECTTPISLAEKCTDESKLLLKYQACPDVMGTESNAEELQCLAVWNDGRNKYLVGTLKERSALANEKPYRCFLYEEKPHHQGKMIYLLAQSGDPTCNGLTTVSEGSRTIKLMKADKDHSSRCKYPGWVTQHHDWHSLDGTKDYHFTNKNATLKIKAQDTDGEVFHEEKIVCHNLEKMYPNDNMQGNKVKLVAHVTSGCDIGYICMIFHRRDSHIIEIQQSDHKAIMPDEACSMSDPSMMPYTTLITASLHQRRCPNPGRYRIMDFAPSDMLSTIMAGRQRRSELRKAKRRTWQETGDEECRSTDIQVGCTSSDQTEMIISNTCEHKEIAYFCHGSWEEKGTWYTIASQRNSEFPVGLGQTFCFSMRLESARGRVSGRGGRQKQHEQELWLSKPSRTCRIETKDEWTYRLSNQGMCEDLTKAASSAASASSMSQLLFTLSKVAYIAINTLWVLFSR, from the exons ATGGACGTAAG GATGCAGGAACCGGCATTCCCGCGCCGAAAAGGGATCCTCGCCCCTGTGTCGGTGTTGGTGTTGCTGATACTACCACTGGTCGATTTACCCTCTGCAAATG GAGCTTGCGAGTTTCCATCGAGCTGGACGGGAGATTGGTACCAGCATGGATATGGGAAACAGAACGATGTATTCAATATAAACACGACCCTTTTTGGAGATAAGGCGTGCGTCGATAGAATGGACGACAAATACGTCGTGTA CGACGGGAACTGTTATTTCTGTATGATCATCAACAGACGGCATGAGAATGTTATTCAGTATCGCGAAG GCTTGTGCAACCCCGAACGATTAAATTTGGATGGCATATGCGGGTTGATTAATTCGGACGAAATGCTCTACTCGGTATTTCGCGTGAATTCAACGTCGATACCTTGCCCCTTCAATGGGGCGTCATTCACATTTACGTATAATCGAGGTTCCGGCGAGTGCACCACACCTATAAGTCTCGCGGAAAAGTGCACCGACGAAAGCAAGCTTCTTCTCAAGTACCAGGCCTGCCCGGATGTCATGGGCACCGAAAGTAATG CCGAAGAATTACAATGTCTTGCCGTTTGGAACGATGGTCGAAACAAGTATCTGGTGGGTACTTTGAAAGAGAGGAGCGCTTTGGCCAACGAGAAGCCTTACAG GTGTTTTTTATACGAAGAAAAACCTCATCATCAAGGAAAGATGATTTATCTGCTTGCTCAGTCCGGCGATCCGACCTGCAACGGCCTAACCACAGTTTCCGAAGGTTCGCGCACCATAAAACTCATGAAAG CCGACAAAGATCATAGCAGTAGATGCAAATATCCGGGATGGGTAACTCAGCATCACGATTGGCATTCTCTCGATGGCACAAAAGATTATCACTTTACGAACAAAAACGCCACGCTGAAAATTAAGGCGCAGGATACCGACGGCGAGGTGTTTCACGAGGAGAAAATCGTTTGCCACAATTTGGAGAAAATGTATCCGAACGACAATATGCAAGGAAACAAAGTGAAACTGGTTGCTCACGTCACCAGCGGCTG CGACATCGGTTACATTTGCATGATATTCCACAGAAGAGACAGTCACATAATCGAAATACAGCAATCAG ATCATAAAGCGATTATGCCAGACGAAGCATGCTCCATGTCGGATCCTTCCATGATGCCGTATACGACCTTAATAA CCGCGTCCTTACATCAGAGAAGATGTCCTAATCCGGGACGATACAGAATCATGGATTTCGCTCCGTCGGATATGCTGTCGACCATCATGGCCGGGCGACAACGGCGTAGCGAACTGAGGAAAGCCAAGAGGCGAACGTGGCAGGAAACCGGGGATGAGGAGTGCAGGAGTACAGATATTCAAGTGGGCTGCACCTCGTCCGATCAGACCGAAATGATAATCTCCAATACGTGTGAACATAAAGAGATTG CCTATTTTTGTCACGGCAGCTGGGAGGAGAAAGGCACGTGGTACACGATAGCATCGCAACGAAATTCCGAATTCCCAGTCGGCCTAGGgcaaacattttgtttttccaTGCGCCTCGAGAGCGCTAGAGGCAGAGTTTCGGGAAGAGGCGGTAGACAAAAGCAGCATGAGCAAGAATTATGGCTGTCAAAACCGTCGCGTACTTGTCGAATAGAAACTAAGGATGAATGGACGTACAGATTGTCGAATCAAG GAATGTGCGAGGATTTAACGAAGGCAGCTTCGAGCGCAGCGTCTGCCTCATCGATGTCCCAACTTCTGTTTACCTTAAGCAAAGTAGCTTACATCGCTATTAATACGCTATGGGTATTATTCTCGAGATGA
- the LOC105673107 gene encoding uncharacterized protein isoform X1, with translation MKKCYMNTHMTFVPLIPSHRKGLVGLLSRMQEPAFPRRKGILAPVSVLVLLILPLVDLPSANGACEFPSSWTGDWYQHGYGKQNDVFNINTTLFGDKACVDRMDDKYVVYDGNCYFCMIINRRHENVIQYREGLCNPERLNLDGICGLINSDEMLYSVFRVNSTSIPCPFNGASFTFTYNRGSGECTTPISLAEKCTDESKLLLKYQACPDVMGTESNAEELQCLAVWNDGRNKYLVGTLKERSALANEKPYRCFLYEEKPHHQGKMIYLLAQSGDPTCNGLTTVSEGSRTIKLMKADKDHSSRCKYPGWVTQHHDWHSLDGTKDYHFTNKNATLKIKAQDTDGEVFHEEKIVCHNLEKMYPNDNMQGNKVKLVAHVTSGCDIGYICMIFHRRDSHIIEIQQSDHKAIMPDEACSMSDPSMMPYTTLITASLHQRRCPNPGRYRIMDFAPSDMLSTIMAGRQRRSELRKAKRRTWQETGDEECRSTDIQVGCTSSDQTEMIISNTCEHKEIAYFCHGSWEEKGTWYTIASQRNSEFPVGLGQTFCFSMRLESARGRVSGRGGRQKQHEQELWLSKPSRTCRIETKDEWTYRLSNQGMCEDLTKAASSAASASSMSQLLFTLSKVAYIAINTLWVLFSR, from the exons ATGAAGAAGTGTTATATGAACACTCATATGACATTCGTCCCTTTAATTCCGAGTCATAGAAAGGGATTAGTCGGTCTCCTTTCGAG GATGCAGGAACCGGCATTCCCGCGCCGAAAAGGGATCCTCGCCCCTGTGTCGGTGTTGGTGTTGCTGATACTACCACTGGTCGATTTACCCTCTGCAAATG GAGCTTGCGAGTTTCCATCGAGCTGGACGGGAGATTGGTACCAGCATGGATATGGGAAACAGAACGATGTATTCAATATAAACACGACCCTTTTTGGAGATAAGGCGTGCGTCGATAGAATGGACGACAAATACGTCGTGTA CGACGGGAACTGTTATTTCTGTATGATCATCAACAGACGGCATGAGAATGTTATTCAGTATCGCGAAG GCTTGTGCAACCCCGAACGATTAAATTTGGATGGCATATGCGGGTTGATTAATTCGGACGAAATGCTCTACTCGGTATTTCGCGTGAATTCAACGTCGATACCTTGCCCCTTCAATGGGGCGTCATTCACATTTACGTATAATCGAGGTTCCGGCGAGTGCACCACACCTATAAGTCTCGCGGAAAAGTGCACCGACGAAAGCAAGCTTCTTCTCAAGTACCAGGCCTGCCCGGATGTCATGGGCACCGAAAGTAATG CCGAAGAATTACAATGTCTTGCCGTTTGGAACGATGGTCGAAACAAGTATCTGGTGGGTACTTTGAAAGAGAGGAGCGCTTTGGCCAACGAGAAGCCTTACAG GTGTTTTTTATACGAAGAAAAACCTCATCATCAAGGAAAGATGATTTATCTGCTTGCTCAGTCCGGCGATCCGACCTGCAACGGCCTAACCACAGTTTCCGAAGGTTCGCGCACCATAAAACTCATGAAAG CCGACAAAGATCATAGCAGTAGATGCAAATATCCGGGATGGGTAACTCAGCATCACGATTGGCATTCTCTCGATGGCACAAAAGATTATCACTTTACGAACAAAAACGCCACGCTGAAAATTAAGGCGCAGGATACCGACGGCGAGGTGTTTCACGAGGAGAAAATCGTTTGCCACAATTTGGAGAAAATGTATCCGAACGACAATATGCAAGGAAACAAAGTGAAACTGGTTGCTCACGTCACCAGCGGCTG CGACATCGGTTACATTTGCATGATATTCCACAGAAGAGACAGTCACATAATCGAAATACAGCAATCAG ATCATAAAGCGATTATGCCAGACGAAGCATGCTCCATGTCGGATCCTTCCATGATGCCGTATACGACCTTAATAA CCGCGTCCTTACATCAGAGAAGATGTCCTAATCCGGGACGATACAGAATCATGGATTTCGCTCCGTCGGATATGCTGTCGACCATCATGGCCGGGCGACAACGGCGTAGCGAACTGAGGAAAGCCAAGAGGCGAACGTGGCAGGAAACCGGGGATGAGGAGTGCAGGAGTACAGATATTCAAGTGGGCTGCACCTCGTCCGATCAGACCGAAATGATAATCTCCAATACGTGTGAACATAAAGAGATTG CCTATTTTTGTCACGGCAGCTGGGAGGAGAAAGGCACGTGGTACACGATAGCATCGCAACGAAATTCCGAATTCCCAGTCGGCCTAGGgcaaacattttgtttttccaTGCGCCTCGAGAGCGCTAGAGGCAGAGTTTCGGGAAGAGGCGGTAGACAAAAGCAGCATGAGCAAGAATTATGGCTGTCAAAACCGTCGCGTACTTGTCGAATAGAAACTAAGGATGAATGGACGTACAGATTGTCGAATCAAG GAATGTGCGAGGATTTAACGAAGGCAGCTTCGAGCGCAGCGTCTGCCTCATCGATGTCCCAACTTCTGTTTACCTTAAGCAAAGTAGCTTACATCGCTATTAATACGCTATGGGTATTATTCTCGAGATGA
- the LOC105673107 gene encoding uncharacterized protein isoform X3: MQEPAFPRRKGILAPVSVLVLLILPLVDLPSANGACEFPSSWTGDWYQHGYGKQNDVFNINTTLFGDKACVDRMDDKYVVYDGNCYFCMIINRRHENVIQYREGLCNPERLNLDGICGLINSDEMLYSVFRVNSTSIPCPFNGASFTFTYNRGSGECTTPISLAEKCTDESKLLLKYQACPDVMGTESNAEELQCLAVWNDGRNKYLVGTLKERSALANEKPYRCFLYEEKPHHQGKMIYLLAQSGDPTCNGLTTVSEGSRTIKLMKADKDHSSRCKYPGWVTQHHDWHSLDGTKDYHFTNKNATLKIKAQDTDGEVFHEEKIVCHNLEKMYPNDNMQGNKVKLVAHVTSGCDIGYICMIFHRRDSHIIEIQQSDHKAIMPDEACSMSDPSMMPYTTLITASLHQRRCPNPGRYRIMDFAPSDMLSTIMAGRQRRSELRKAKRRTWQETGDEECRSTDIQVGCTSSDQTEMIISNTCEHKEIAYFCHGSWEEKGTWYTIASQRNSEFPVGLGQTFCFSMRLESARGRVSGRGGRQKQHEQELWLSKPSRTCRIETKDEWTYRLSNQGMCEDLTKAASSAASASSMSQLLFTLSKVAYIAINTLWVLFSR, translated from the exons ATGCAGGAACCGGCATTCCCGCGCCGAAAAGGGATCCTCGCCCCTGTGTCGGTGTTGGTGTTGCTGATACTACCACTGGTCGATTTACCCTCTGCAAATG GAGCTTGCGAGTTTCCATCGAGCTGGACGGGAGATTGGTACCAGCATGGATATGGGAAACAGAACGATGTATTCAATATAAACACGACCCTTTTTGGAGATAAGGCGTGCGTCGATAGAATGGACGACAAATACGTCGTGTA CGACGGGAACTGTTATTTCTGTATGATCATCAACAGACGGCATGAGAATGTTATTCAGTATCGCGAAG GCTTGTGCAACCCCGAACGATTAAATTTGGATGGCATATGCGGGTTGATTAATTCGGACGAAATGCTCTACTCGGTATTTCGCGTGAATTCAACGTCGATACCTTGCCCCTTCAATGGGGCGTCATTCACATTTACGTATAATCGAGGTTCCGGCGAGTGCACCACACCTATAAGTCTCGCGGAAAAGTGCACCGACGAAAGCAAGCTTCTTCTCAAGTACCAGGCCTGCCCGGATGTCATGGGCACCGAAAGTAATG CCGAAGAATTACAATGTCTTGCCGTTTGGAACGATGGTCGAAACAAGTATCTGGTGGGTACTTTGAAAGAGAGGAGCGCTTTGGCCAACGAGAAGCCTTACAG GTGTTTTTTATACGAAGAAAAACCTCATCATCAAGGAAAGATGATTTATCTGCTTGCTCAGTCCGGCGATCCGACCTGCAACGGCCTAACCACAGTTTCCGAAGGTTCGCGCACCATAAAACTCATGAAAG CCGACAAAGATCATAGCAGTAGATGCAAATATCCGGGATGGGTAACTCAGCATCACGATTGGCATTCTCTCGATGGCACAAAAGATTATCACTTTACGAACAAAAACGCCACGCTGAAAATTAAGGCGCAGGATACCGACGGCGAGGTGTTTCACGAGGAGAAAATCGTTTGCCACAATTTGGAGAAAATGTATCCGAACGACAATATGCAAGGAAACAAAGTGAAACTGGTTGCTCACGTCACCAGCGGCTG CGACATCGGTTACATTTGCATGATATTCCACAGAAGAGACAGTCACATAATCGAAATACAGCAATCAG ATCATAAAGCGATTATGCCAGACGAAGCATGCTCCATGTCGGATCCTTCCATGATGCCGTATACGACCTTAATAA CCGCGTCCTTACATCAGAGAAGATGTCCTAATCCGGGACGATACAGAATCATGGATTTCGCTCCGTCGGATATGCTGTCGACCATCATGGCCGGGCGACAACGGCGTAGCGAACTGAGGAAAGCCAAGAGGCGAACGTGGCAGGAAACCGGGGATGAGGAGTGCAGGAGTACAGATATTCAAGTGGGCTGCACCTCGTCCGATCAGACCGAAATGATAATCTCCAATACGTGTGAACATAAAGAGATTG CCTATTTTTGTCACGGCAGCTGGGAGGAGAAAGGCACGTGGTACACGATAGCATCGCAACGAAATTCCGAATTCCCAGTCGGCCTAGGgcaaacattttgtttttccaTGCGCCTCGAGAGCGCTAGAGGCAGAGTTTCGGGAAGAGGCGGTAGACAAAAGCAGCATGAGCAAGAATTATGGCTGTCAAAACCGTCGCGTACTTGTCGAATAGAAACTAAGGATGAATGGACGTACAGATTGTCGAATCAAG GAATGTGCGAGGATTTAACGAAGGCAGCTTCGAGCGCAGCGTCTGCCTCATCGATGTCCCAACTTCTGTTTACCTTAAGCAAAGTAGCTTACATCGCTATTAATACGCTATGGGTATTATTCTCGAGATGA